Part of the Aureitalea marina genome, ATACCACTTTAGAGATCCTGACCAAAGCTGAAAGCCAGGGCATGACCGCTCAGGCCGCTGCCATGGAGATAGCCAGAGATCGAATAGCGGCTCGAAAAAATAGTTGATACAACGACAAAAGAAAGTATCTTTGCAGCGCACTGAGCAGAACTCGGTGCGCTGTTTTTTTTAACTAAGTTCTTCGTACAAAATGCTCACACGCAGGCACATCAGGGTAAAGGTCCTTCAATCGCTTTACGCTATGCACCAGTCTGATCGACCAGATCTGGAAAAACAGGAGAAATTCCTAGTCTACAGTATGGAACAGATGCAGCAGCTTCAAGTGCTGCTCCTACAGATGTTGGTCGAGCTCAGAAACCAAGCAGAGTCCTACCTGGAAAAGTCTAAAGCCAAACACCTGGCCACACAGGAGGAGAAAAATCCCAGTCGGGCTTTTGTCGATAATCAGTTGTTAACGGTTCTAGGGGAGTCCGAGGCCTTGGCCGATTATCTCAAGAAACACAAGCTGAACTATTGGAAGCAGGATGACGAATATGTGGCCATTCTCTTTAAGAATCTCCGAAAGACCGATTGGTATCGCGACTATCTTCTGGAGGACGAACACAACTTCAAACAAGATCGGGAGTTTGTCGTACGGGTATACAAGCAGATCGTAGCCGTGGATGACAAGCTATACGATTATTTAGAAGACAAGCGCTTGACCTGGTTGGACGATTACCCCCTGGTAAACACCTCCCTTGTCAGGGCATTGGGCAAAATGAATGCTCAAAACATAGACGAACTGGTTGTTCCGGCTCAGTACAAGAGTGAAGATGACAAAGAATTCGCGTTGAGCCTGTTGCGCAAGACCATTTTAAACGATGATAAGCTAACCGGGATCATTGATGGAAAGACGCCCAATTGGGACAAAGAGCGTATCGCCGAGATCGATATGCTCATTCTTAAAATGGGGATAGCGGAGTTCCTGTATTTTCCATCCATACCAGTGAGAGCTACTATCAATGAATATCTGGAGATCGCCAAGGAGTACTCCACACCTAAAAGCAGCTTGTTTGTGAACGGTATTTTAGACAAGCTTGTCAAGGATTTTACAGCGGATGGAAGCTTGAACAAAATTGGGCGGGGCCTTCAATAATCCTAAAAAAATACCTACATTAGCCACGCTTTAAACCAAAATTTTGACCCTATGAAAAAATCGATTTTAATGCTGGCGATAGCTTCAGTTTTCGCTTTTACATCTTGTAAAGAGAACGCTGCAGATAAAGTCAATGAAGAAAATGTAGCAGCAGCTGCCGATCGTGATGCGGATGCCGGGAAATTTCCTGTAATGACCTTTGCCGAGACCGAATTTGATTTTGGTGAGATCGCCCAAGGAACTAATGTAGAGCACGTTTTTAAATTTGAGAACACCGGGGAAGCTCCTTTGGTGATCGTTGATGCTAAGAGTAGCTGTGGCTGTACTGTGCCAGAGTATACCAAGGACCCTGTAGCTCCAGGAGAGACTGGTGAGATGTTGGTTAAGTTCAATGGTAGCGGTAAGAACCAAGTAAGTAAAACAGTTACCATTACTGCCAACACCCAGGCGGGAAAAGAGACCATCAAGATCAAGGCTTTTGTTCAGCCTAAGGATGGAGCAGCCGGAGCACCTGTACAAACTCAGTAATTCGGTTATCGCCTGATTTATGGAACAACTACAGAGTTTTGCACCGCTTATTCTGATGTTTCTAGTGGTGTATCTGTTCATGATACGCCCACAAATGAAACGCTCCAAACAGGAAAAGCAATTTGCGGCCGACCTCAAAAAGGGAGACCGGGTTGTAACGAAGAGCGGGATGCATGGAAAAATTCTGAACCTCAATGACGATGGTACCTGTATTATCGAATCGGGGGCCGGTAAGATGAAATTCGAGCGATCTGCCATCTCGATGGAGATGAGCAAAAAGCTCAACGAACCGGAGAAGAAATAAAAAAAGGCCTTCAAGTTGAAGGCCTTTTTTATGACCTGTATTTCCCTGAAGCGGTTATTTCCGCTATCCTTACAATTACCTCGACAGCCTTGACCATGCTTTCCAATGGCACATATTCATAAGGTCCATGGAAGTTATGCCCGCCCGCAAATATATTGGGGCAGGGAAGTCCCATATAGCTTAGCTGTGAACCATCCGTTCCACCTCGTATCGGTTTGATCAGAGGTTGGATACCAGCATCCAACATGGCCTTCTCCGCTATCTCCACGACATGCATCAACGGTTCTACCTTCTCCCGCATGTTGTAATACTGATCCTTGATCTCAACATGAATCCTGGGTAGATCCAAGCGGCTGTTGATCTCCTCGGCCAAAGCCTTAAGCCTTGATTTTCGAATTTCGAACTTCTGTTTGTCGTGATCCCGTATGATGTATTCGAGCTTTGTTTCATCTACTCCTCCAGACATAGCATAAAGATGGAAAAAACCTTCTCTACCCTCCGTATTTTGAGGAGTTTCCGATTCCGGTAAACTGGCGATAAAATTTTGCGCGATAAGCATACTGTTCACCATTTTTCCTTTGGCATAGCCTGGGTGAACGATCTTCCCGGCGATGGTGACCACAGCTCCGGCCGCATTGAAGTTCTCGTATTCCAATTCGCCAATCTGACTTCCGTCCATGGTATAGGCCCAATCTGCCCCAAATGCTTCCACGTCAAAGTGATGCGCTCCCCTGCCGATCTCCTCATCCGGTGTAAACCCAACTTTTATTGTTCCGTGCTCGATCTCCGGATGCTGGATCAAATATTCCATTGCCGAGATGATCTCACAAATACCGGCCTTATCATCGGCACCCAATAAAGTGGTACCATCTGTGGTGATTAAGGTCTGACCCTTATATATGAGCAGATCTTCAAAATCTTCAGGAGAAAGGACCTTACCGCTCTGACCTAACTGTATTGTGCTACCGTCATAGTTCTCAACCAGTTGAGGATTCACATTGGCGCCCGTAAAATCTGGAGTGGTGTCAAAATGAGAGATGAAACCGATAGTTGGGATGTCTCGGTCGCAGTTCGA contains:
- the nusB gene encoding transcription antitermination factor NusB produces the protein MLTRRHIRVKVLQSLYAMHQSDRPDLEKQEKFLVYSMEQMQQLQVLLLQMLVELRNQAESYLEKSKAKHLATQEEKNPSRAFVDNQLLTVLGESEALADYLKKHKLNYWKQDDEYVAILFKNLRKTDWYRDYLLEDEHNFKQDREFVVRVYKQIVAVDDKLYDYLEDKRLTWLDDYPLVNTSLVRALGKMNAQNIDELVVPAQYKSEDDKEFALSLLRKTILNDDKLTGIIDGKTPNWDKERIAEIDMLILKMGIAEFLYFPSIPVRATINEYLEIAKEYSTPKSSLFVNGILDKLVKDFTADGSLNKIGRGLQ
- a CDS encoding DUF1573 domain-containing protein; translated protein: MKKSILMLAIASVFAFTSCKENAADKVNEENVAAAADRDADAGKFPVMTFAETEFDFGEIAQGTNVEHVFKFENTGEAPLVIVDAKSSCGCTVPEYTKDPVAPGETGEMLVKFNGSGKNQVSKTVTITANTQAGKETIKIKAFVQPKDGAAGAPVQTQ
- the yajC gene encoding preprotein translocase subunit YajC, which gives rise to MEQLQSFAPLILMFLVVYLFMIRPQMKRSKQEKQFAADLKKGDRVVTKSGMHGKILNLNDDGTCIIESGAGKMKFERSAISMEMSKKLNEPEKK
- the pepT gene encoding peptidase T; its protein translation is MQIEQQKLLDRFLKYVQIDTESDPASDSTPSTEKQWDLARELALELERIGMKDVTIDQRAYVMATLPSNCDRDIPTIGFISHFDTTPDFTGANVNPQLVENYDGSTIQLGQSGKVLSPEDFEDLLIYKGQTLITTDGTTLLGADDKAGICEIISAMEYLIQHPEIEHGTIKVGFTPDEEIGRGAHHFDVEAFGADWAYTMDGSQIGELEYENFNAAGAVVTIAGKIVHPGYAKGKMVNSMLIAQNFIASLPESETPQNTEGREGFFHLYAMSGGVDETKLEYIIRDHDKQKFEIRKSRLKALAEEINSRLDLPRIHVEIKDQYYNMREKVEPLMHVVEIAEKAMLDAGIQPLIKPIRGGTDGSQLSYMGLPCPNIFAGGHNFHGPYEYVPLESMVKAVEVIVRIAEITASGKYRS